One genomic region from Streptomyces sp. NBC_01431 encodes:
- a CDS encoding glycoside hydrolase family 5 protein, with product MIGLLSRCTLALVVTAGLFISGSAPMASAATAEAGRSAKSLADSWTGPLSTRGHYIVDAGGSRFKLKSANWGGAQGSWTGSGDSADPANHHAGEDSFNIPIGLDRVPLAGLLADFHQLGINSVRLPFSNALVHNTLPVPDAAVAANPQLRGRTPLQVYDAVVDALTQDGFAVILNNHTNMARWCCGLDGNERWNTSQSTAQWVDDWAFMAGRYRDNKRVVGADLYNEVRRTILDDPNWGGGDDHDWFTAAQQAADRIQTQADPDLLIVIEGINWTGIPVDGLPHGRPTLTPARTLSHTLLRSGKLVYSAHFYGFTGPNHSGAYGTGETHDPRYQDLSRTDLYDVLRQEAFFVTDEGQHYTAPLWISEFGTGATETEPKARAWFANFTDYLATNDADFGYWPLVGWSGPAGQGDDYALLRYDTAGHRSGVLDGTDWRAAGWQNLLNYPSRTGPIAVPARWNMLDLDHADAVRSLRIAALGDWDPGARKGACPDGQRLIALAHTGGRGLCTDTGTGDLRAAGEGYTVVRDERYVTRGDWANGYTKLECPAGQFLTGYAVRGAALSSALCVPARTPLGATGRTVWFDRGDNRPAGSAGGEFAYGSYKGQCAEGEYAAGIAYTARVGSSSAPDALLCRAL from the coding sequence ATGATCGGTCTTCTGTCGCGCTGCACCCTGGCCCTGGTCGTGACGGCCGGGCTCTTCATCAGCGGCTCCGCGCCCATGGCGTCGGCAGCAACCGCGGAAGCGGGCCGCTCGGCGAAGTCCCTCGCCGACTCCTGGACCGGGCCACTGTCCACCAGGGGCCACTACATCGTCGACGCCGGCGGCAGCAGGTTCAAGCTCAAGTCCGCCAACTGGGGTGGTGCTCAAGGAAGTTGGACCGGATCGGGCGACAGTGCCGACCCCGCCAACCATCATGCGGGCGAGGACTCCTTCAACATTCCCATCGGCCTGGACCGGGTGCCGCTCGCCGGCCTCCTCGCCGACTTCCACCAACTCGGCATCAACAGCGTGCGGCTGCCCTTCTCCAACGCGCTGGTCCACAACACCCTCCCCGTCCCGGACGCTGCCGTCGCCGCCAACCCCCAGCTGCGCGGCAGAACACCTCTCCAGGTGTACGACGCCGTTGTCGATGCCCTCACCCAGGACGGCTTCGCGGTCATCCTCAACAACCACACCAACATGGCGCGTTGGTGCTGCGGCCTCGACGGGAACGAACGCTGGAACACCTCGCAGTCGACCGCCCAATGGGTGGACGACTGGGCGTTCATGGCGGGCCGCTACCGGGACAACAAGCGCGTCGTGGGCGCCGACCTGTACAACGAGGTACGGCGCACGATCCTGGACGACCCCAACTGGGGCGGCGGCGACGACCACGACTGGTTCACCGCCGCCCAGCAGGCGGCCGACCGTATCCAGACCCAGGCCGATCCGGACCTGCTCATCGTCATCGAGGGGATCAACTGGACGGGGATCCCCGTCGACGGACTCCCTCATGGCCGCCCCACCCTCACCCCCGCCCGTACGCTCTCACACACCCTGCTGCGGTCCGGAAAGCTGGTGTACTCGGCGCACTTCTACGGCTTCACCGGACCGAACCACTCGGGCGCCTACGGCACCGGCGAGACCCATGACCCCCGCTACCAGGACCTGTCCCGCACCGACCTCTACGACGTGCTGCGGCAGGAGGCGTTCTTCGTCACCGACGAGGGACAGCACTACACGGCACCGCTGTGGATCAGCGAATTCGGCACCGGTGCCACGGAAACCGAGCCCAAGGCCCGCGCCTGGTTCGCCAACTTCACGGACTACCTCGCCACGAACGACGCAGATTTCGGGTACTGGCCGCTGGTCGGCTGGAGCGGACCTGCCGGGCAGGGCGACGACTACGCGTTGCTGCGCTACGACACCGCCGGGCACCGCTCCGGAGTGCTCGACGGGACCGACTGGCGCGCGGCCGGCTGGCAGAACCTGCTCAACTACCCTTCCCGTACCGGCCCGATCGCCGTGCCGGCGCGGTGGAACATGCTGGACCTCGACCACGCGGACGCCGTCCGGTCGCTGCGCATCGCGGCCCTCGGCGACTGGGACCCGGGCGCCCGCAAGGGGGCCTGCCCCGACGGCCAGCGTCTCATCGCCCTGGCCCACACCGGGGGCCGCGGCCTCTGCACCGATACCGGCACGGGCGACCTGCGAGCGGCGGGCGAGGGATATACCGTCGTACGGGACGAGCGGTACGTCACCCGCGGGGACTGGGCGAACGGTTACACCAAGCTGGAGTGCCCAGCCGGACAATTCCTGACCGGGTACGCGGTGCGCGGCGCGGCCCTTTCGTCGGCACTGTGCGTACCGGCCCGCACCCCGCTCGGGGCCACCGGCCGCACCGTGTGGTTCGACCGGGGCGACAACCGCCCCGCCGGATCCGCGGGCGGTGAATTCGCGTACGGCAGCTACAAGGGCCAGTGCGCCGAGGGCGAGTACGCGGCCGGGATCGCCTACACCGCCCGCGTGGGCTCCTCGTCCGCACCGGACGCGCTGCTGTGCCGAGCACTGTAG
- a CDS encoding RICIN domain-containing protein: MARIPNEDRKRGLVYKGLSSAPKGDRCAGVLRTADGRCTHGPDKPPKGVDISKDTPPAVKTQGAAGTPSRPATQKPSTEQPSSGTTASVDARQAGTAAKTPPAAPTQGTGSGKAAPGGQAVQCDGDGSTGNRVQVVYAHDPGNDRYGEYLASFRRWAADADTIYFASAQETGGVRHIRYVTGADCTPSVLDVEVASSALAEFGALNSALAQKGFDRLDRKYMIFADAKVYCGIGTFNGDERPGAANLSNFGPSYGRTDAGCWSGSTAAHELGHNLGAVNNSAPNSSGGAHCTDEWDIMCYSDTPYYPTMRIVCSEQSHDERLDCNHDDYYNTNPPAGSYLATHWNVAKNQFLMTGGGTRPDPDPSPTPTPKPTPTPTGSTGPTTGPVPVLGQLTSDSAVVSWSAASSAAWYQLLLNDSHLAWVQPNSARVYNLQPDTDYRLAVSVRDQAGRDSGPGRALSFHTPPVGGTATKPGTRYTLTNGHTGLAAEIWGGGSADGTVLVGSQPNGFTPQQWYFDDVAGGSARLRSAVSGKCLQIGGAAAPGQWVAQQPCSGSDAQQWRLTKSGTGLRLTAKNSSLVLGVGNRPYYGAWLLELQDPDTSNYQNWALQKAS, encoded by the coding sequence GTGGCCCGAATACCCAACGAAGACCGCAAGCGCGGCCTGGTCTACAAGGGCCTGAGTTCCGCGCCCAAGGGTGACCGTTGCGCCGGCGTCCTGCGCACCGCCGACGGCCGGTGCACGCACGGTCCCGACAAGCCCCCCAAGGGGGTGGACATCTCCAAGGACACGCCACCCGCCGTGAAGACACAGGGAGCGGCCGGAACGCCAAGCCGCCCCGCCACCCAAAAGCCCTCCACGGAACAGCCGTCCTCCGGCACCACGGCCTCTGTGGACGCCCGCCAGGCGGGCACCGCCGCCAAGACGCCGCCCGCCGCCCCCACCCAGGGCACCGGAAGCGGGAAGGCGGCGCCGGGTGGTCAAGCGGTGCAGTGCGACGGCGACGGGAGCACGGGCAACCGGGTACAGGTGGTGTACGCGCACGATCCCGGCAACGACCGGTACGGCGAGTACCTGGCGTCGTTCCGCAGGTGGGCCGCCGACGCCGACACCATCTACTTCGCCAGCGCGCAGGAGACCGGGGGCGTACGGCACATCCGGTACGTGACCGGAGCCGACTGCACGCCGTCCGTGCTCGACGTGGAGGTGGCGAGTTCGGCACTCGCCGAGTTCGGTGCGCTGAACTCCGCACTCGCGCAGAAGGGTTTCGACCGGCTCGACCGCAAGTACATGATCTTCGCGGACGCCAAGGTCTACTGTGGCATCGGTACCTTCAACGGTGACGAGCGCCCCGGCGCCGCCAACCTCAGCAACTTCGGCCCCTCCTACGGCCGCACGGACGCCGGCTGCTGGAGTGGTTCCACCGCGGCGCACGAGCTCGGACACAACCTCGGTGCGGTGAACAACAGCGCACCGAACAGCAGCGGAGGCGCGCACTGCACCGACGAGTGGGACATCATGTGCTACTCGGACACGCCGTACTACCCCACCATGCGCATCGTCTGTAGCGAGCAGAGCCACGACGAGCGCCTGGACTGCAACCACGACGACTACTACAACACCAATCCACCGGCGGGCAGTTACCTCGCCACGCACTGGAACGTCGCGAAAAACCAGTTCCTGATGACCGGCGGTGGAACCCGGCCCGACCCGGACCCGAGCCCCACTCCGACCCCGAAGCCCACGCCGACGCCGACCGGCAGCACCGGACCGACGACGGGCCCCGTCCCGGTCCTCGGGCAGCTGACGTCCGACTCGGCCGTGGTCAGCTGGTCGGCGGCGTCCTCCGCAGCCTGGTATCAGCTCCTGCTCAACGACAGCCACCTGGCATGGGTCCAGCCCAATTCGGCGCGGGTCTACAACCTGCAGCCCGACACCGACTACAGGCTCGCCGTCTCGGTCCGCGACCAGGCCGGCCGCGACTCCGGACCCGGCCGCGCGCTGTCGTTCCACACCCCGCCCGTCGGCGGCACCGCTACCAAACCCGGCACGCGGTACACGCTGACCAATGGTCACACGGGGCTTGCGGCTGAGATCTGGGGCGGCGGGAGCGCGGACGGCACCGTCCTGGTCGGTTCCCAGCCCAACGGGTTCACCCCTCAGCAGTGGTACTTCGATGACGTTGCCGGCGGCAGTGCGCGCCTTCGCTCGGCCGTGTCGGGCAAGTGCCTGCAGATCGGCGGTGCCGCGGCCCCCGGCCAGTGGGTCGCCCAACAGCCCTGCTCCGGCAGTGACGCCCAGCAGTGGCGACTCACCAAGTCGGGAACCGGCCTGCGCCTGACCGCCAAGAACAGCTCACTCGTCCTGGGCGTCGGCAATCGCCCGTACTACGGAGCCTGGCTGCTCGAACTCCAGGACCCGGACACCTCCAACTACCAGAACTGGGCCCTGCAGAAAGCATCCTGA
- a CDS encoding response regulator transcription factor: protein MRVVLAEDLFLLRDGLVRTLTEQGFDVVAAVDNGPGLLRALVEERPDVAVVDVRLPPTHTDEGLQAALEARRRHRGLPVLVLSQYVDQLYANELLSSEDGAVGYLLKDRVTDSDQFVDAVRRVAAGGTVLDPQVIGRLLARGEARGTISALTARERDVLELMAEGRSNAAIAGTLHFSESAVAKHTASIFAKLGIAPSAEDNRRVLAVLAYLRR, encoded by the coding sequence GTGCGCGTCGTCCTTGCCGAAGACCTCTTCCTGCTGAGGGACGGCCTGGTCCGCACGCTCACCGAGCAGGGCTTCGACGTCGTCGCCGCTGTGGACAACGGCCCCGGACTGCTGCGCGCGCTGGTAGAGGAGCGGCCGGACGTGGCAGTCGTCGACGTACGCCTGCCGCCGACCCACACCGACGAGGGCCTGCAGGCCGCGCTCGAAGCCCGGCGCCGCCACCGCGGGCTCCCGGTGCTCGTGCTGTCACAGTACGTCGACCAGCTCTACGCGAACGAGCTCCTGTCGAGCGAAGACGGCGCGGTGGGCTACCTGCTGAAGGACCGGGTGACCGACAGCGACCAGTTCGTCGACGCCGTACGCCGTGTCGCGGCGGGCGGCACCGTCCTGGACCCGCAGGTGATCGGACGCCTGCTGGCACGTGGCGAGGCTCGCGGCACCATCTCCGCCCTGACCGCGCGCGAGCGCGACGTGCTGGAACTCATGGCGGAGGGCCGCTCCAACGCCGCCATCGCGGGAACCCTCCACTTCAGCGAGAGCGCCGTCGCCAAGCACACCGCGAGCATTTTCGCGAAGCTCGGCATCGCCCCGTCGGCGGAGGACAACCGCCGGGTCCTCGCGGTCCTCGCCTACCTGCGGCGCTGA
- a CDS encoding CPBP family intramembrane glutamic endopeptidase encodes MKRANSRERPSPGLVPFLVISFAGAWLTMVPLWLDGLRRTSAAQETPPLAALCMILMMLVPALTAFGLTAHRRGAREAVRVLGLMRSTPWRHELRCVSAALTVPLGLTAVGLAVSTLAGWYVPAHLPRPGTVTPLVLSALVSVPLYFGEELGWQGYMLPRLVQRGRIRGLLLGGAIWGAWHVPMTALGGSYPGHPVLLGIPVAVVTAMLLGTVIAAVRLATGSVWAAVAAHVSLNEFALPLTRHVSGTLVDPLLAGPLSIATWPASALAVVGVWLAYRRRGGHGVVARFGGEDGSGVSGAARRISP; translated from the coding sequence ATGAAACGAGCGAACTCGCGAGAACGTCCGAGCCCCGGGCTCGTCCCCTTCCTGGTGATCAGCTTCGCCGGAGCGTGGCTGACCATGGTCCCGCTGTGGCTCGACGGCCTGCGTCGGACGAGCGCCGCGCAGGAGACGCCGCCGCTGGCGGCGCTGTGCATGATCCTGATGATGCTGGTCCCAGCGCTGACCGCCTTCGGTCTCACCGCGCACCGGCGGGGGGCGCGCGAGGCCGTGCGCGTCCTCGGACTCATGCGGTCCACACCGTGGCGGCATGAACTGCGCTGCGTGAGCGCAGCGCTCACGGTCCCGCTGGGCCTCACCGCCGTCGGACTGGCCGTCTCGACCCTCGCCGGCTGGTACGTCCCGGCGCACCTACCCAGGCCCGGCACGGTCACGCCGCTCGTGCTGAGCGCGCTGGTGTCCGTGCCGCTGTACTTCGGGGAGGAACTCGGCTGGCAGGGCTACATGCTGCCCCGGCTGGTCCAACGCGGCCGGATCCGCGGACTGCTGCTCGGCGGGGCGATCTGGGGGGCATGGCACGTGCCGATGACCGCGCTCGGCGGGAGCTACCCCGGCCATCCGGTGCTGCTGGGGATACCGGTCGCGGTGGTGACCGCGATGCTGCTCGGAACGGTGATCGCGGCCGTCCGGCTCGCTACCGGGTCGGTGTGGGCGGCCGTCGCGGCGCACGTGTCGCTCAACGAGTTCGCGCTGCCGCTGACCCGCCACGTCTCGGGCACGCTCGTCGACCCGCTGCTCGCCGGGCCGTTGAGCATCGCGACCTGGCCGGCGAGCGCCCTCGCGGTGGTGGGCGTCTGGCTGGCGTACCGCCGCCGCGGCGGGCACGGCGTGGTGGCCCGGTTCGGTGGGGAGGACGGCTCCGGGGTGTCCGGGGCGGCCAGGCGTATCTCACCGTAG
- a CDS encoding sensor histidine kinase, which yields MSSKSRSLRAALSRRSAAVGRCHLTGLLDLRVTAVGAGVVGALLLLPVGLGLRLLPPAAAALRRCADRARQRAARWSGVRITEPDPLPRAAGARAVLADAGFWRELAWAWVEPTMGGLLVAGPPSLVVYGLFGVLVQPFVWRPLDDGNWYAFVPVHSTGLMLAAALLGLGFAAAGLLLAPPVLRLHARWGQRLLAAPRVTELRRRVGELTDSRAEVLDDRAAELRRIERDLHDGAQARLVALGMRLDSATRLLENDPPAARAALLEVRELSGRALEDLRGLVRGIQPPVLVDRGLGDAVRSLALDSFLDVDVDVRMAGRLPAAVESAAYFAVNELLANAAKHSGAGRVGVLLVHEDMGTGGPRLRVTVTDDGRGGADPSRGTGLLGVRGRLATFEGSLVLHSPQGGPTTVTLEIPCASSLPKTSSC from the coding sequence ATGAGTTCGAAATCACGCTCACTCCGTGCGGCGTTGTCCCGCCGCTCAGCCGCCGTCGGCCGCTGCCACCTCACCGGTCTGCTGGACCTGCGGGTGACCGCCGTCGGAGCGGGCGTCGTCGGAGCCCTGCTCCTGCTCCCCGTCGGATTGGGCCTGCGCCTGCTGCCGCCCGCCGCGGCCGCGTTGCGTCGCTGCGCCGACCGCGCCCGGCAGCGGGCGGCGCGGTGGTCGGGGGTGCGGATCACCGAACCGGATCCGCTCCCGCGGGCCGCAGGGGCGCGCGCGGTCCTGGCCGACGCCGGATTCTGGCGGGAGCTGGCCTGGGCGTGGGTGGAGCCCACGATGGGCGGTCTGCTGGTCGCCGGACCACCGTCCCTGGTCGTGTACGGGCTGTTCGGAGTGCTCGTGCAGCCGTTCGTGTGGCGGCCCCTGGACGACGGCAACTGGTACGCCTTCGTGCCCGTGCACAGCACCGGCCTGATGCTCGCGGCGGCCCTACTGGGTCTCGGCTTCGCGGCGGCGGGGCTGCTCCTCGCACCGCCCGTCCTGCGCCTGCACGCGCGGTGGGGACAGCGGCTGCTCGCCGCCCCGCGCGTCACCGAACTCCGTCGGCGCGTCGGGGAGCTGACGGACAGCCGGGCCGAGGTGCTGGACGACCGGGCGGCCGAACTGCGGCGCATCGAGCGGGATCTGCACGACGGGGCCCAAGCCCGCCTCGTCGCCCTCGGGATGCGCCTGGACAGCGCGACCCGGCTGCTGGAGAACGATCCGCCGGCCGCTCGGGCCGCGCTGCTGGAGGTGCGCGAGCTGTCCGGGCGGGCCCTTGAAGACCTGCGCGGCCTGGTCCGGGGCATCCAGCCGCCGGTCCTGGTCGATCGTGGTCTGGGCGACGCCGTGCGCTCCCTGGCCCTCGACAGCTTCCTCGACGTGGATGTCGACGTCCGGATGGCCGGACGGCTGCCGGCCGCCGTGGAGTCGGCCGCCTACTTCGCCGTCAACGAGCTACTGGCCAACGCGGCGAAGCATTCCGGTGCCGGCCGCGTGGGCGTCCTGCTGGTGCATGAGGACATGGGCACCGGCGGGCCGCGGCTGCGCGTCACCGTCACCGACGACGGCCGCGGTGGTGCGGATCCCTCCCGGGGGACCGGGTTGCTCGGCGTCCGGGGGCGGTTGGCTACCTTCGAGGGGAGCCTCGTCCTGCACAGCCCGCAGGGCGGCCCGACCACCGTCACCTTGGAGATCCCGTGCGCGTCGTCCTTGCCGAAGACCTCTTCCTGCTGA
- a CDS encoding response regulator transcription factor yields the protein MPVRILIAEDNALLARGLSAMLEALGNEVPAVTQDADSFVTAALAHRPDVAVVDVRLPPTFTDEGIRAALRAREHVPGLPVLVLSQYVEDTYARELIADGTGVGYLLKDRVARVDDFLDALHRVAAGGTALDPEVVRQLLATGANPLTRLTEREREVLAMMAQGYGNSEIADRLVVTERAVHKHVGNIFVKLELPPEDSGHRRVLAVLTYLGSPHRPRRAVKAEPDAVPPDGPGRSPARTAPWSAPKASRRRPGRRAPDR from the coding sequence GTGCCCGTGCGCATCCTGATCGCCGAGGACAACGCACTCCTCGCACGGGGGCTTTCCGCGATGCTGGAAGCCCTGGGGAACGAGGTGCCCGCCGTCACCCAGGACGCCGACTCCTTCGTGACGGCGGCTCTCGCCCACCGTCCGGACGTGGCTGTGGTCGACGTCCGCCTCCCCCCGACCTTCACCGACGAGGGCATCAGAGCGGCACTCCGCGCCAGGGAACACGTCCCCGGCCTCCCCGTCCTCGTGCTCTCCCAGTACGTCGAGGACACCTACGCCCGAGAGCTCATCGCCGACGGCACCGGCGTCGGCTACCTCCTCAAGGACCGCGTCGCCCGCGTCGACGACTTCCTCGACGCCCTCCACCGGGTGGCGGCCGGCGGCACCGCGCTCGACCCCGAAGTGGTCCGCCAACTCCTGGCGACGGGCGCCAACCCGCTGACGCGGCTGACGGAGCGTGAACGCGAGGTACTCGCGATGATGGCCCAGGGATACGGCAACTCCGAGATCGCCGACCGCCTCGTCGTCACGGAGCGGGCCGTGCACAAGCACGTCGGCAACATCTTCGTGAAGCTCGAACTCCCACCCGAGGACAGCGGCCACCGGCGCGTCCTCGCCGTTCTCACCTATCTCGGCTCCCCCCACAGACCTCGGCGGGCGGTGAAGGCCGAGCCGGACGCTGTACCGCCGGACGGGCCGGGGCGGTCGCCAGCACGGACCGCGCCGTGGTCGGCGCCGAAAGCGTCCCGCAGACGGCCCGGTCGTCGGGCCCCCGACCGGTGA
- a CDS encoding CPBP family intramembrane glutamic endopeptidase, with the protein MGRMHADFAGRTERRGGVWGTVVMFTVVASVAAGALGVVQPATGIPQEVVQLTQFGPALAVGAAALYRRQRTFELLRGAAGAGSGPGPLGGAVLLGAAGLIVALCVLGHYAVRGEVPFTSPWSLQHPFALIVVAQLVGACGEEVGWRCYLQPLLRSPLGTIAASVTVGVLWGAWHVQVFAQAPLYAAGFLVATVAMSVVLGIALEGLGGWRRLLYAGGFHALVNLGLLLFLDEESGAILPMLCFGLSCLAVAVIAVVLSGGRRAPERAAVHAATTLHRT; encoded by the coding sequence ATGGGGCGCATGCATGCGGACTTCGCGGGGCGGACGGAGCGGCGAGGCGGAGTATGGGGCACGGTGGTCATGTTCACGGTCGTGGCCTCCGTGGCGGCTGGGGCGCTGGGGGTGGTGCAGCCGGCGACCGGTATACCGCAAGAGGTCGTGCAACTGACCCAGTTCGGGCCGGCCCTCGCGGTGGGCGCGGCCGCGCTGTACCGGCGCCAGCGGACGTTCGAGCTGCTGCGGGGCGCCGCCGGGGCGGGTTCGGGTCCCGGCCCCCTGGGCGGTGCGGTGCTGCTCGGTGCGGCCGGGCTGATCGTTGCGCTCTGCGTGCTCGGGCACTACGCGGTCCGCGGGGAGGTGCCGTTCACGTCGCCGTGGTCTCTGCAGCACCCGTTCGCGCTGATCGTGGTCGCGCAGCTGGTGGGAGCCTGTGGGGAGGAGGTCGGCTGGCGCTGCTACCTCCAGCCACTGCTGCGCAGCCCTCTGGGGACGATCGCCGCCTCGGTGACGGTAGGCGTGCTGTGGGGAGCCTGGCACGTGCAAGTCTTCGCCCAGGCGCCCCTCTACGCCGCCGGGTTCCTCGTGGCCACGGTGGCGATGTCGGTGGTCCTGGGCATCGCGCTCGAAGGTCTGGGCGGGTGGCGGAGGCTGCTGTACGCGGGCGGCTTCCACGCCCTGGTCAACCTCGGACTGCTCCTCTTCCTGGACGAGGAGTCCGGAGCCATCCTGCCCATGCTCTGCTTCGGGCTGTCCTGCCTGGCGGTGGCCGTGATCGCGGTCGTACTCAGCGGCGGCCGGCGTGCACCGGAGCGAGCGGCGGTGCACGCCGCGACTACCCTGCACAGGACATGA
- a CDS encoding papain-like cysteine protease family protein: MHRFRRTSRIPAHTPTRRPGGRRTLASTVAAALSAGLLLAVAPQAQAAITGTVVGGQGNFATVNQRSLPTLSSNITGSSPVGDHIPMVCRTTGDAVENNSRWIWSGAYYLADAFIREDTGSLPVCSSTRPTSWTVLNIGMQKQVQNQWCWDASGLTIANYWGYTGYTQYDFCRLAAQNSWLDCNNQPATLDDMANALKNMGFRNSGTDLYRSASFSETQNEIANGRPLAVRIGWTSGGGHMNVIYGYDSTSNMVAVGDPWPSTQTYTWWDYSTYAGNNSFRWTHTRTGIHG; this comes from the coding sequence ATGCACAGATTCCGCAGGACTTCCCGCATACCCGCTCATACGCCGACCCGCAGGCCGGGCGGCAGAAGGACACTCGCGTCCACAGTGGCCGCCGCCCTGTCCGCCGGCCTCCTGCTGGCCGTCGCCCCGCAGGCCCAGGCCGCCATCACCGGAACAGTCGTCGGCGGCCAGGGGAATTTCGCCACCGTCAACCAGCGTTCTCTGCCCACGCTGTCCTCCAACATCACCGGCAGCTCTCCGGTCGGCGACCACATCCCGATGGTCTGCCGGACCACCGGCGACGCCGTGGAGAACAACTCGCGCTGGATCTGGTCCGGCGCGTACTACCTCGCCGACGCATTCATCCGCGAGGACACCGGCAGCCTGCCGGTCTGCAGCTCCACCCGGCCCACCAGCTGGACGGTCCTCAACATCGGCATGCAGAAGCAGGTCCAGAATCAGTGGTGTTGGGACGCCTCGGGCCTGACCATCGCCAACTACTGGGGATACACCGGCTACACCCAGTACGACTTCTGCCGACTGGCCGCCCAGAACAGCTGGCTGGACTGCAACAACCAGCCCGCCACGCTCGACGACATGGCCAACGCCCTCAAGAACATGGGCTTCCGCAACAGCGGCACCGACCTCTACCGCAGCGCGTCCTTCAGCGAGACCCAGAACGAGATCGCGAACGGGCGCCCGCTCGCCGTCCGCATCGGCTGGACCTCCGGCGGCGGCCACATGAACGTCATCTACGGCTACGACAGCACCAGCAACATGGTGGCAGTCGGCGACCCGTGGCCCAGCACCCAGACCTACACCTGGTGGGACTACTCCACCTACGCCGGAAACAACTCCTTCCGGTGGACCCACACGCGCACAGGCATCCACGGCTAG
- a CDS encoding sensor histidine kinase, protein MIDLSTARRHALRSARAAGYCAAVSAHGVALVVLVPVLVYSAVLCLVGVGLLVLPLELRLLRRLADAERIQLGRWTATPATPAGPHPRSTLMAVLSDPAGRRDLRWAPCMAVAGTLLGFIGAAIFLLPAAVLVLICLWWLFPADDPIRPLLNVPIDGWGSAVYAGVPQLLLSLLLARFGPPLIARLAAASSRRLLAPSAAAALAERVAALDHTRTGAIKAHGDELRRIERDLHDGTQARLVSLAMQLGLAERTLGSDPAAVGPLLTRAREGAEEAMAELRDFLRSVYPPVLANRGLAGALSAVVARCPVPATAHLDELGPVPAQVEVAVYFAITEALTNAAKHSHARSASVTLARVDDTLRAEIIDDGRGGAAEGGGTGLRGMRRRVEAVDGVLRVQSPLGGPTVIIVECPCAS, encoded by the coding sequence GTGATTGACCTATCAACGGCCCGTAGGCACGCGCTGCGCTCCGCCCGCGCCGCCGGCTACTGCGCCGCCGTGTCCGCCCACGGCGTGGCCCTCGTCGTGCTGGTACCCGTGCTGGTGTACTCCGCCGTGCTCTGCCTCGTCGGCGTGGGCCTGCTCGTCCTGCCGCTCGAACTCCGGCTGCTGCGCCGGCTCGCCGACGCCGAGCGCATCCAGCTGGGACGCTGGACGGCGACACCCGCCACGCCGGCCGGACCGCACCCCCGAAGCACCCTGATGGCAGTGCTGTCCGACCCGGCTGGCCGCCGCGACCTGCGCTGGGCGCCCTGCATGGCGGTCGCCGGAACCCTGCTCGGGTTCATCGGCGCGGCGATCTTCCTGCTTCCGGCGGCCGTCCTCGTCCTGATCTGTCTCTGGTGGCTGTTCCCCGCCGACGATCCGATCCGGCCCCTGCTGAATGTCCCGATCGACGGCTGGGGATCCGCGGTCTACGCCGGAGTGCCCCAGCTCCTGCTCAGCCTGCTGCTCGCCCGGTTCGGCCCACCCCTGATCGCCAGGCTGGCGGCGGCATCGAGTCGGCGGCTGCTCGCCCCCTCGGCCGCCGCGGCACTCGCCGAGCGCGTGGCGGCCCTGGACCACACGCGGACCGGGGCGATCAAGGCGCACGGCGACGAGTTGCGCCGCATCGAACGCGACCTGCACGACGGCACCCAGGCCCGGCTCGTATCCCTCGCCATGCAGCTCGGCCTCGCCGAACGGACCCTCGGCTCCGACCCCGCGGCCGTGGGCCCGCTGCTGACCCGGGCGCGGGAAGGCGCCGAGGAAGCGATGGCTGAACTGCGCGACTTCCTGCGCTCCGTCTACCCGCCGGTCCTCGCCAACCGGGGCCTGGCCGGCGCGCTCTCGGCCGTCGTCGCCCGCTGCCCCGTGCCCGCCACCGCGCACCTTGACGAACTGGGCCCGGTACCGGCGCAGGTCGAGGTCGCCGTGTACTTCGCCATCACCGAGGCCCTCACCAACGCGGCCAAACACAGCCACGCCCGCTCCGCGTCGGTCACCCTGGCCAGGGTCGACGACACGCTCCGCGCGGAGATCATCGACGACGGCCGGGGCGGGGCGGCCGAGGGCGGCGGCACCGGGCTACGCGGCATGCGCCGACGCGTCGAGGCAGTCGACGGCGTACTGCGGGTGCAGAGCCCGCTAGGCGGCCCCACCGTCATCATTGTGGAGTGCCCGTGCGCATCCTGA